The following are encoded together in the Populus trichocarpa isolate Nisqually-1 chromosome 5, P.trichocarpa_v4.1, whole genome shotgun sequence genome:
- the LOC18110142 gene encoding uncharacterized protein LOC18110142 isoform X3, which translates to MVLESIISTIGVVSQHTVVPIAREINHCLKYNHNFENLKREVKKLKSAQLRVQHLVDDARNNGEAILEDVIKWLSLVEEASEKVEREILEDEDRARKKCFIGLCPDLKARYQCSKKAKAETRFVASLLDERDGFSTVSHRAAPKGMEAISIRSYDAMPSRTPVLKEIMNALTTADVNMVGVYGMGGMGKTTLVKEAARQAIQEKLFNQVVFATITQTQDIKKIQGQIADQLSLKFDEESECGRAGRLRQRLKQEQKILIILDDLWKSLDLEAVGIPLKDEHEGCKMLVTSREFDVLSCGMDIQKNFPINALSEEETWELFKKMAGDHVEHPDLQSLAIEVAKMCAGLPVAIVTVARALKNKNLSQWKNALRELKRPSPRNFAGVQEDVYAAIELSYNHLESKELKSTFLLCSRMGYNASTRDLLKYGMGLGLFSGFVTVEEAQDRVHSLVHKLKASGLLLENHSDWQFSMHDAVRDVAISIAFRDCHVFVGGDEVEPKWSAKNMLKKYKEIWLSSNIELLREMEYPQLKFLHVRSEDPSLEISSNICRGMHKLKVLVLTNISLVSLPSPLHFLKNLRTLCLHQSSLGEIADIGELKKLEILSFAKSNIKHLPIQIGQLTKLRMLDLSDCFELDVIPPNIFSNLSMLEELCMGNSFHHWATEGEDNASLVELDHLPHLTNVDIHVLDSHVMSKGMLSKRLERFRIFIGDVWDWDGVYQSLRTLKLRLNTCASHLEHGVLMLLKRTQDLYLLELKGVNNVVSELDTEGFLQLRHLHLHNSSDTQYIINTSSEVPSHVFPVLESLFLYNLVSLEKLCHGILTAESFRKLTIIEVGNCVKLKHLFPFSIARGLSQLQTINISFCLTMEEIVAEEGDEFEDSCTEIDVMEFNQLSSLSLRCLPHLKNFCSREKTSRLCQAQLNPVATSVGLQSKEISEDEPRNPLQLFCEKILIPKLKKLELVSINVEKIWHGQLHRENTFPVQNLQTLYVDDCHSLKYLFSPSMVKSLVQLKYLTVRNCKSMEEIISVEGVEEGEMMSEMCFDKLEDVELSDLPRLTWFCAGSLIKCKVLKQLYICYCPEFKTFISCPDSANMTVDIEPGELHSRESDHNAVQPLFDEKVAFPSLAEIKISHIENLEKMWHNQLAEDSFCQLQSVTISSCKRLVRVFPSILLETFRMVEMLDIRHCPFLEEIFDLQETGASGSLQLRDLSLIGLGKLKHIWNKDPQGILSFQNLHALKVSDCNVLKNLFPFSIARELVQLEKLKIEHCGKLEEIIVKVDNGEAAHCFVFPLLTSLKLQELPEFRNLYPGKHTWKSPMLKRLAVSDCCNVALFGSKFLKSQETQGEVQLGIPAQQPLFFVEKVISNLEELSLGGKNTTASIIWHHQLPIECYSSLKVLKLHDFGVKSDPISFGFLQRLRNLETLSVTHSSFKKLFLYKGHSSFKKLPSIREVVGEERRALARLKNLTIHAVHDIKHIWKQDHLLAPILHNLKTLKVEDCHSLVSLAPSYVCFQNLTTLDIQSCLGLLNLFTSSTAKSLVQLVKLTIAHCKKVTVVVARQGGDEADDEIIFSKLEYLELLDLQNLTSFCFGNYAFRFPSLKEMVVEECPNMRIFSPGVLSTPKLLGVHWKKYSKNRVHWHGNLDITIQHLYTEMVGFDGVKRLKVSDFPQLKERWQCQLPFNFFRNLTNLTVDEYCYSLDALPSTLLQFMNDLQELQVRNCDLLEGVFDLKGISPEEGRVWLPLLYELNLIGLSRLRHICNTDPQGILEFRNLNFLEVHDCSSLRNIFTPSMALSLVHLQKIVIRNCDKMEEIITKERAGEEEAMDKIIFPVLKVIILESLPELSNIYSGSGVLNLTSLEEICIDDCPNMKIFISSLIEEPEPNSVDKGKEQRQGQGDNYNFTALLTYKVAFPELKKLRVDWNAIMEVTQCGQFRTEFFCRLKVLELVHFPIDCVDFPSWFLQRFNILESLVVCDASFEEIVRLEEMSSRPNQVFAQLRVLELSKLPELMHLSKESSQACQIFQNLEILRVSECGTLKTLIPMSVSFRCLMTLEVSKCNGLASLMSSSTAKNLVQLTSMSVVECETIEVVVADDENEAENEIVFHKLENLAFHCLPSLTSFYMQNCALMFPSLERVFIDQCPKMELFSRGVINTPKLERVQLTEGDSTGFWKDDLNLTIHNLFVKKSKLPSSSRQPSLARETTAAHKNQMYAVSEGPASENLHVNENPDAGKDSHPVIETSTNLVIKEQAMRNGLMKPGPQVTSIYQDSQATLNDKEDREQGQSPLAPIDIEAPISQQVQNDSQATDEKEFPQDQFMTASSSQQKSIVLVSPPSAGEQSLASTSASSTNETSTQKLASHTSSRRTSETITEIESLFATMEQLVRPCPVSSSQPESSANTHTESYESDVGSPESHVYSMGLIKKILLKPLTEVARSPDGLLLLATMKNLKKSDLLNSQQLEIIQAYIDNFHSLVSNYPLYEHQIDRTSALKCSIEDKKKGISDLKNHYGDLINNASSLAAEREALKKRLDEIAEEEIHIREDADDLRTQLISWKAELETHMKALPEALRQQNEAENRTNNSNDYWGKIRSLFA; encoded by the exons CAACTGCTGATGTGAACATGGTTGGGGTGTATGGAATGGGTGGTATGGGGAAGACAACGCTGGTAAAAGAGGCTGCTAGACAAGCCATTCAGGAGAAATTATTTAACCAGGTAGTGTTTGCCACTATAACCCAAACCCAAGACATCAAGAAAATTCAAGGGCAGATTGCAGACCAGCTTTCTCTAAAATTTGATGAGGAAAGTGAATGTGGAAGAGCTGGTCGATTGCGCCAGAGGTTGAAACAAGAGCAGAAAATTCTTATTATTCTAGACGATTTGTGGAAGAGTCTTGATTTAGAAGCAGTTGGGATTCCACTCAAGGATGAACACGAAGGATGCAAGATGCTGGTGACATCGAGGGAATTTGATGTTTTATCTTGTGGAATGGATATTCAAAAGAACTTTCCCATCAATGCTTTATCTGAAGAAGAAACGTGGGAGTTGTTCAAAAAGATGGCag GAGATCACGTTGAACATCCAGATTTGCAATCCTTGGCAATTGAGGTGGCCAAAATGTGTGCAGGTTTACCGGTGGCCATTGTAACTGTTGCAAGAGCTCTGAAGAACAAGAACTTGTCCCAGTGGAAGAATGCATTACGGGAACTAAAGAGACCATCTCCAAGAAACTTCGCAGGAGTGCAGGAAGATGTTTATGCGGCTATAGAACTAAGTTATAATCATCTTGAAAGTAAGGAGTTGAAATcaacttttcttctttgtaGTCGAATGGGTTATAATGCATCCACTCGCGACTTGTTGAAATATGGTATGGGTTTGGGCTTGTTTTCTGGCTTTGTTACAGTTGAAGAAGCACAAGACAGAGTGCATTCGTTGGTTCATAAACTCAAGGCCTCTGGATTGTTGCTAGAAAATCATAGCGATTGGCAATTTTCTATGCATGATGCTGTGCGTGATGTTGCTATATCAATTGCTTTTAGAGACTGCCACGTATTTGTTGGGGGTGATGAGGTTGAACCAAAATGGTCTGCTAAGAATATGTTAAAGAAGTATAAAGAAATTTGGTTAAGTTCTAATATCGAGCTTCTTAGAGAGATGGAGTACccacaacttaaatttttacatgtaagGAGTGAGGATCCTTCTCTAGAAATAAGTAGCAACATATGTAGAGGAATGCACAAACTGAAAGTCTTAGTATTGACTAACATTTCTCTTGTGTCTTTGCCTTCACCTCTTCATTTCCTAAAAAACCTTCGAACTTTGTGTCTTCATCAATCTTCATTGGGAGAGATAGCTGACATTGGGGAGCTGAAGAAATTGGAAATTCTCAGCTTTGCCAAATCTAATATTAAGCATTTGCCAATTCAAATAGGGCAGTTGACTAAGCTGAGAATGTTGGATTTGAGTGATTGTTTTGAACTTGACGTAATTCCACCAAATATCTTCTCAAACTTGTCCATGCTAGAAGAATTGTGTATGGGAAACAGCTTCCATCATTGGGCTACTGAAGGGGAGGACAATGCCAGTCTTGTTGAATTGGATCATTTGCCTCACTTGACAAATGTGGACATACATGTTCTAGATTCTCATGTTATGTCAAAAGGCATGCTCTCTAAAAGATTAGAAAGATTCAGAATATTTATTGGAGATGTCTGGGATTGGGATGGTGTTTATCAGAGCTTGAGAACATTGAAGCTCAGGCTCAACACATGCGCCAGTCATTTGGAGCATGGTGTTCTAATGTTGTTGAAGAGAACTCAAGATTTGTATTTACTTGAACTAAAGGGTGTTAATAATGTCGTCTCTGAACTAGACACGGAAGGATTTCTACAACTGCGGCACCTCCATCTCCACAATAGTTCTGATACTCAATATATTATTAACACTAGCAGCGAGGTTCCTTCTCATGTCTTCCCTGTGTTGGAGTCTTTGTTTCTCTACAATTTGGTATCCTTGGAGAAACTTTGCCATGGCATTCTCACAGCAGAGTCTTTCAGGAAACTAACAATCATAGAAGTGGGGAACTGTGTTAAATTGAAGCATCTCTTCCCATTCTCCATTGCACGAGGACTTTCGCAACTTCAAACCATCAATATTTCGTTTTGCCTAACCATGGAAGAGATTGTTGCTGAGGAAGGTGATGAATTTGAAGACTCTTGTACAGAAATTGATGTGATGGAGTTCAATCAATTGAGCTCACTATCGCTTCGGTGTTTGCCGCATCTCAAAAACTTTTGCTCCAGAGAGAAGACATCTCGACTCTGTCAAGCTCAACTGAATCCAGTGGCAACTAGCGTGGGATTGCAATCTAAAGAAATTTCAGAGGATGAGCCGAGAAATCCTCTCCAGCTTTTCTGTGAAAAG ATTCTTATCCCGAAACTGAAGAAGTTGGAATTGGTCTCTATCAACGTTGAAAAGATATGGCATGGCCAGCTTCATCGGGAAAATACATTTCCTGTTCAAAATTTACAGACATTATATGTGGATGATTGCCACAGCCTGAAATATCTGTTTTCTCCTTCCATGGTTAAAAGTCTTGTGCAACTCAAGTATCTTACTGTACGTAATTGCAAGTCCATGGAAGAGATAATATCTGTAGAAGGAgtggaagaaggagaaatgatGAGCGAGATGTGCTTTGATAAACTGGAAGATGTTGAGCTCTCTGATCTTCCAAGACTCACATGGTTCTGTGCTGGCTCGCTGATCAAGTGTAAAGTGTTGAAACAACTGTACATTTGTTATTGCCCTGAATTTAAGACATTCATCTCCTGTCCCGATAGCGCGAACATGACAGTTGACATTGAACCTGGAGAATTGCATTCAAGGGAGAGTGACCACAATGCCGTTCAGCCTCTCTTTGATGAAAAG GTTGCATTCCCTAGCCTAGCTGAAATCAAAATTTCCCACATAGAGAACTTGGAAAAGATGTGGCACAACCAACTAGCTGAAGATTCCTTTTGTCAACTACAATCAGTAACAATTTCTAGCTGTAAAAGGCTAGTGAGGGTTTTCCCATCAATTTTGCTAGAAACATTCCGGATGGTAGAGATGTTGGATATCCGTCATTGTCCTTTCTTAGAAGAGATCTTTGACCTTCAAGAAACTGGTGCATCTGGTTCCCTTCAGTTAAGAGACTTGTCCTTGATTGGACTAGGCAAACTGAAGCATATATGGAATAAAGATCCTCAAGGAATACTCAGCTTCCAAAATCTACATGCATTAAAGGTTTCTGATTGTAATGTATTGAAGAATCTGTTTCCCTTCTCTATAGCTAGAGAACTTGTGCAACTCGAAAAACTCAAGATAGAGCATTGTGGGAAACTGGAGGAAATTATTGTGAAGGTGGACAATGGTGAAGCAGcccattgttttgtgtttccgCTGCTAACCTCATTGAAACTTCAAGAATTACCAGAATTCAGGAACTTATATCCAGGGAAACATACTTGGAAATCTCCCATGTTAAAAAGGTTGGCGGTGTCTGATTGCTGCAATGTAGCATTATTCGGCTCCAAATTTCTTAAATCTCAAGAAACTCAAGGGGAAGTCCAACTTGGTATCCCGGCTCAACAACCTCTCTTCTTCGTCGAAAAG GTGATCTCCAACCTGGAGGAATTGTCATTAGGTGGCAAGAACACAACTGCTTCAATCATTTGGCATCACCAACTTCCAATAGAGTGCTATTCCTCATTGAAAGTTCTAAAGTTACACGATTTTGGTGTTAAATCAGATCCTATCTCATTCGGTTTCCTGCAAAGATTACGGAATCTTGAAACACTATCCGTGACACATAGTTCTTTCAAAAAGCTATTCCTGTACAAAGGGCATAGTTCATTCAAAAAGCTACCATCGATCAGAGAAGTTGTTGGTGAAGAGAGACGTGCACTTGCacgattaaaaaatttaacaatacaTGCAGTTCATGATATAAAACATATATGGAAGCAAGACCACCTGCTAGCTCCCATTCTTCACAATCTTAAGACTCTCAAAGTAGAGGATTGTCACAGTTTGGTCAGTTTAGCACCATCTTATGtgtgttttcaaaatttaacaaCTCTGGATATACAGTCGTGCCTTGGATTATTGAACTTGTTTACATCATCAACGGCTAAAAGTCTTGTGCAACTTGTTAAGTTGACCATAGCTCATTGCAAAAAAGTGACAGTAGTGGTGGCAAGACAGGGAGGAGATGAAGCAGATGATGAGATCATTTTCAGCAAACTAGAATATTTGGAACTTCTAGATTTACAGAATCTCACAAGCTTCTGCTTTGGAAATTATGCCTTCAGATTTCCATCATTGAAAGAAATGGTTGTCGAAGAATGTCCTAATATGAGAATTTTCTCTCCAGGAGTGTTAAGCACGCCAAAGCTGCTGGGAGTACACTGGAAAAAGTATTCTAAGAATAGAGTGCATTGGCATGGTAATCTTGATATTACCATACAACACTTATACACAGAAATG GTTGGATTTGATGGTGTAAAGAGGCTAAAGGTATCTGACTTTCCTCAATTGAAAGAGAGATGGCAATGCCAACTTCCTTTCAACTTCTTCAGAAATTTAACAAACCTCACGGTGGATGAATACTGTTATTCGCTCGATGCTTTACCTTCCACTCTGCTACAGTTTATGAACGATTTGCAGGAACTGCAAGTGAGAAACTGTGATTTACTAGAAGGggtatttgatttgaaaggtattAGTCCAGAGGAAGGGAGGGTTTGGTTACCCCTTTTATATGAATTGAACTTGATTGGTTTATCAAGGTTGAGACATATATGTAACACAGATCCTCAAGGAATTCTGGAATTCAGAAACCTTAATTTTCTAGAAGTTCATGACTGTAGCAGCTTGAGAAATATATTTACACCATCGATGGCATTGAGCCTTGTGCATCTCCAGAAAATTGTAATAAGAAACTGTGACAAGATGGAAGAAATCATCACCAAGGAGagagcaggggaagaagaagcaatGGATAAAATCATATTTCCTGTACTAAAAGTGATCATTCTCGAGTCTTTACCTGAGTTAAGCAATATCTACTCAGGAAGTGGTGTTCTGAATCTTACATCGTTAGAAGAGATTTGCATAGATGATTGTCCAAATATGAAGATCTTCATCTCCTCCCTTATAGAGGAACCGGAGCCTAATTCAGTTGATAAAGGAAAAGAGCAGAGGCAAGGTCAGGGAGACAATTATAATTTCACTGCACTTCTCACCTATAAG GTTGCATTTCcagaattgaagaaattgagagTGGATTGGAATGCTATCATGGAGGTGACACAGTGTGGCCAATTTCGGACCGAGTTCTTCTGCCGACTAAAGGTTCTTGAACTCGTCCACTTTCCCATTGATTGTGTTGATTTTCCATCCTGGTTCCTTCAGAGATTCAACATTTTAGAGAGCCTTGTTGTGTGTGATGCTTCTTTCGAAGAAATAGTCCGGCTTGAAGAGATGAGTAGCAGGCCGAACCAGGTCTTTGCTCAGCTAAGAGTATTGGAGCTGTCTAAGCTGCCGGAACTCATGCATCTGTCGAAAGAAAGCTCGCAGGCATGTCAAATTTTCCAAAATCTAGAAATTCTTCGAGTATCTGAATGTGGCACACTGAAAACTTTAATTCCAATGTCGGTATCTTTCCGATGCCTGATGACTTTGGAAGTCTCAAAATGTAATGGGCTAGCAAGTTTGATGTCTTCCTCAACAGCTAAAAATCTTGTGCAACTCACTAGCATGAGTGTAGTCGAATGTGAAACGATTGAAGTAGTAGTTGCAGACGACGAAAATGAAGCAGAAAATGAGATCGTTTTTCATAAGTTGGAAAATTTGGCATTTCACTGCTTACCAAGCCTCACAAGCTTCTACATGCAAAACTGTGCATTGATGTTTCCTTCATTGGAGAGAGTATTCATAGATCAGTGCCCGAAGATGGAATTGTTTTCCCGGGGAGTCATAAACACCCCAAAGCTAGAGAGAGTACAATTAACAGAAGGAGACAGCACAGGATTCTGGAAGGATGACCTTAATTTGACTATACATAACTTGTTCGTGAAGAAG TCCAAATTGCCAAGCTCATCTAGGCAGCCCAGCTTAGCCCGTGAGACAACTGCAgcacataaaaatcaaatgtatgCTGTCTCTGAAGGACCAGCTTCTGAGAATTTGCACGTGAATGAGAATCCAGATGCTGGAAAAGATTCCCATCCTGTCATCGAAACAAGCACTAATCTTGTTATCAAAGAACAGGCCATGAGAAATGGATTGATGAAACCAGGCCCTCAAGTGACCTCAATATACCAAGATTCCCAGGCAACTTTGAATGATAAG GAGGATCGTGAACAAGGTCAGAGTCCCCTAGCTCCCATTGACATTGAAGCTCCCATCTCTCAGCAAGTTCAAAATGATTCTCAAGCAACTGACGAG AAGGAATTCCCGCAAGACCAATTTATGACTGCTTCTTCAAGTCAGCAAAAAAGCATTGTTCTTGTATCTCCTCCCAGTGCTGGAGAACAATCTCTTGCATCAACTTCTGCATCTTCAACCAATGAAACCTCCACTCAGAAGCTCGCATCTCACACTTCCTCGAGACGAACTTCAGAAACAATTACAGAAATCGAGTCTCTATTTGCTACCATGGAACAATTGGTCAGACCATGTCCTGTGTCTTCTTCGCAGCCTGAATCAAGTGCAAATACACATACTGAATCTTATGAGTCTGATGTTGGGAGCCCCGAGAGTCATGTCTACTCTATGggtttgataaagaaaatcttATTGAAACCCCTGACGGAAGTAGCAAGATCACCTGATGGCCTCCTGTTGCTAGCTACAATGAAGAATCTAAAGAAAAGTGATCTCCTAAATTCTCAGCAGTTAGAAATCATTCAAGCTTACATTGACAATTTTCATAGTCTAGTGTCCAACTACCCATTGTACGAGCACCAAATTGATAGGACAAGTGCACTGAAATGTTCCAttgaagataagaaaaaaggaATTTCTGACCTCAAGAACCATTATGGAGATCTTATCAACAATGCAAGCAGTCTTGCTGCAGAGAGGGAAGCATTGAAAAAGAGACTTGATGAGATTGCAGAAGAAGAAATTCACATCCGAGAAGATGCAGACGATCTCCGTACACAGCTGATCAGTTGGAAAGCTGAACTAGAAACGCACATGAAAGCTCTTCCAGAAGCTTTGAGACAACAAAATGAAGCTGAGAATAGAACCAACAATTCCAATGATTATTGGGGTAAGATTCGAAGCTTATTTGCTTGA